One stretch of Sinomonas terrae DNA includes these proteins:
- a CDS encoding tetratricopeptide repeat protein gives MSVPGSRQPSPLPSMSLRGAVDLSALKARATATPPAHTANASAGNTTAGSSSAPAGTTSGEQPEAGQTIQIDEANFPQLVQLSAQVPVVVLLWAQYSPESQRMRDELAAEVAGYGGRLAYATADIEAFPQLAQALAVQAVPTAIAFLKGQPIPLFQGAAAPAQSRQLFEELLRVAEANGVTGTVDGESAAEPAEPPLPPRLQEAYEALEVGNYAAAEAALTKELAEHPADHEAKAMLAQVHLMSRVELLGQDEADRARAAAASSPDDVDAQLTVADLDLVGGHIEDAFARLVGFIGRNFGPEREQVRVRLLELFEVVGTTDPRVSSARQQLARALF, from the coding sequence ATGAGCGTTCCCGGTTCCCGCCAGCCAAGCCCTCTGCCCTCGATGAGCCTCCGCGGCGCCGTCGACCTCTCGGCGCTCAAGGCGCGCGCCACAGCGACGCCACCCGCGCATACGGCGAATGCCAGCGCGGGGAACACTACAGCAGGCAGTTCTTCCGCGCCTGCTGGGACCACCAGCGGGGAGCAGCCGGAGGCCGGCCAGACGATTCAGATCGACGAGGCCAACTTCCCCCAACTCGTGCAGCTCTCGGCCCAGGTGCCGGTCGTCGTCCTCCTGTGGGCGCAGTACTCGCCTGAATCGCAACGCATGCGGGACGAGCTCGCCGCTGAAGTCGCGGGCTACGGCGGACGCCTCGCGTACGCGACGGCGGACATTGAGGCGTTCCCCCAGCTTGCCCAAGCTCTGGCGGTCCAGGCCGTTCCCACTGCCATCGCGTTCCTGAAGGGGCAGCCGATCCCGCTCTTCCAGGGAGCGGCTGCCCCAGCCCAGTCTCGCCAGCTTTTCGAAGAGCTCCTCCGCGTCGCAGAGGCCAACGGCGTGACGGGCACAGTCGACGGCGAGTCGGCGGCCGAGCCTGCAGAGCCTCCCCTCCCGCCACGCCTCCAGGAGGCGTACGAGGCGCTCGAGGTGGGCAACTATGCCGCGGCTGAGGCCGCCCTGACGAAAGAGCTCGCCGAACACCCCGCCGATCATGAGGCCAAGGCCATGCTTGCGCAGGTCCACCTCATGTCTCGTGTCGAGCTTCTGGGGCAGGATGAGGCCGATCGGGCACGCGCCGCGGCAGCTTCGTCACCTGACGACGTCGACGCGCAGCTCACGGTAGCCGACCTGGACCTCGTGGGGGGCCACATCGAGGACGCGTTTGCGCGGCTCGTGGGCTTCATCGGGCGCAACTTCGGGCCTGAGCGTGAGCAGGTCCGGGTGCGCCTGCTCGAGCTCTTCGAAGTGGTCGGCACGACGGATCCGCGCGTCAGCTCGGCTCGCCAGCAGCTTGCCCGCGCGCTCTTCTAG
- a CDS encoding ABC transporter ATP-binding protein — MTLPSYPVPEGAGYPVGSALSIRGLAKAFGGKPAVNGISLEVPTGSFYGLVGPNGAGKTTTLSMATGLLRPDAGTALVLGIDVWQDPLGAKRLMGVLPDGVRLFDRLSGEQLITYAGLLHGLDRATVAARTRDLLEAFDLTADARTLVVDYSAGMTKKIALAASLVHAPRLLVLDEPFESVDPVSAANIRAILTDYVHSGGTVIVSSHVMDLVQRMCDHVAVVAQGQLLAAGTVDEVRGESTLEDRFVELVGGHGPAEGLSWLRT, encoded by the coding sequence ATGACACTGCCCAGCTACCCCGTGCCTGAGGGTGCGGGGTACCCCGTCGGTTCGGCGCTCTCGATCCGAGGCCTCGCCAAGGCCTTCGGAGGCAAGCCGGCCGTCAATGGCATCAGCCTCGAAGTGCCCACCGGGTCGTTCTATGGGCTCGTTGGTCCCAACGGTGCCGGGAAGACGACGACCTTGTCCATGGCGACGGGTCTTCTGCGCCCGGACGCGGGGACAGCGCTCGTGTTGGGCATCGACGTATGGCAGGACCCGCTCGGCGCCAAGCGTCTCATGGGCGTGCTGCCCGACGGTGTCCGGCTCTTCGACCGGCTCAGCGGAGAGCAGCTCATCACCTATGCGGGCCTCCTGCACGGCCTTGACAGGGCGACCGTGGCGGCACGCACCCGTGACCTCCTAGAAGCGTTCGACCTCACGGCCGATGCGCGGACCCTCGTCGTGGACTATTCCGCGGGCATGACCAAGAAGATCGCGCTCGCCGCCTCCCTCGTGCATGCGCCGCGCCTGCTGGTCCTCGACGAGCCGTTCGAGTCGGTCGATCCCGTCTCCGCCGCCAACATCCGCGCCATCCTGACCGACTACGTCCACTCCGGCGGAACGGTGATTGTCTCGAGCCACGTGATGGACCTCGTGCAGCGGATGTGCGACCACGTCGCCGTCGTCGCCCAGGGCCAGCTGCTGGCCGCGGGGACCGTCGACGAGGTGAGGGGCGAGTCGACGCTCGAGGACCGCTTCGTCGAACTCGTCGGCGGCCACGGTCCGGCGGAGGGGCTCTCGTGGTTGCGCACCTGA
- a CDS encoding transporter, translating to MVAHLITLKLVLLRNGLRRSVGQLVGLIIGSLYGLGLLFLAVLGLVLLRLEDPGIAEPIVVLGGSALVAGWAFAPILISGVDLTLDPARFALYPIPLSRLLVGQALAGIIGVPGACTAVALAATAVTWARGPLTFSAGVVGAALALGLCIVVSRLVASAVTDLATSRRFREGSRMVMMVPIVLLGPIVGIAIRGMETNLEAMRALAQVLAWTPLGAALAVPGAVAEGHLLEAFAKLLIAVASLVVAAWAWSRALARALVTPSSRASSGSKAGRRGLGPFGWMPASPAGAVAARALTYWVRDPRYGTALIIVPLVPVILFFTSAQQHQSDVFLLSGPLAAFLLAWSLATDVSYDSTAFSLHLTSGVRGRADRWGRALALLTFAVPGAIVIALVPFVVSGRWDLLPGYLGLALGVLLSGSGLASVVSSRFTVTVPLPGESPFKRPPGNATQTFLVQIGGLLTLGLLVLPEIVLVALSVGTGETGYGWAALLVGVVLGSALFVLGIALGGMWLDRRGPEVYASLVRSG from the coding sequence GTGGTTGCGCACCTGATCACCCTCAAGCTAGTGCTCCTGCGCAACGGCCTGCGCCGTAGCGTGGGACAGCTCGTCGGCCTCATCATCGGGTCGCTCTACGGGCTCGGGCTGCTGTTCCTCGCCGTCCTCGGCCTCGTCCTGCTGCGCCTCGAAGACCCGGGCATCGCGGAACCCATCGTCGTGCTCGGCGGGTCTGCACTCGTCGCCGGATGGGCCTTCGCGCCGATCCTGATCTCCGGCGTCGACCTCACGCTTGATCCTGCGCGTTTCGCGCTCTATCCCATCCCGCTGTCCCGGCTGCTAGTCGGCCAGGCACTGGCCGGCATCATCGGCGTGCCAGGCGCCTGCACCGCCGTCGCCCTCGCCGCGACGGCGGTGACGTGGGCGCGCGGCCCACTCACATTCAGCGCGGGAGTCGTGGGCGCGGCGCTCGCGCTCGGTCTCTGCATCGTGGTGAGCCGCCTCGTCGCGAGCGCAGTGACCGACCTCGCCACGTCGCGGCGGTTCCGCGAGGGCAGCCGTATGGTCATGATGGTTCCTATCGTCCTGCTCGGGCCCATCGTCGGGATTGCGATACGTGGAATGGAGACGAACCTCGAAGCGATGCGCGCGCTCGCGCAGGTCCTCGCGTGGACGCCGCTCGGGGCGGCGCTCGCCGTGCCGGGCGCGGTCGCCGAGGGGCATCTGCTCGAGGCGTTCGCCAAACTCCTGATTGCGGTCGCGTCCCTCGTCGTCGCGGCCTGGGCCTGGTCACGTGCGCTGGCGCGGGCGCTTGTCACTCCTTCGAGCCGGGCGTCCTCTGGGAGCAAGGCCGGGCGGAGGGGGCTGGGGCCGTTCGGGTGGATGCCAGCCAGCCCGGCCGGTGCGGTTGCCGCTCGGGCCCTGACGTACTGGGTCCGTGACCCGCGCTATGGAACCGCGCTCATCATCGTCCCGCTCGTCCCGGTGATCCTGTTCTTCACCTCGGCACAGCAGCACCAGTCCGACGTGTTCCTCCTTTCGGGCCCGCTGGCCGCGTTCCTCCTCGCATGGTCGCTCGCGACAGACGTCTCCTACGACTCGACCGCGTTCTCGCTCCACCTCACATCCGGCGTCCGCGGCCGCGCCGACCGCTGGGGGAGGGCGCTCGCACTCCTGACTTTTGCAGTGCCAGGCGCGATCGTGATCGCGCTCGTGCCGTTCGTGGTCTCAGGACGGTGGGACCTTCTGCCCGGATACCTGGGGCTCGCGTTGGGCGTCCTGCTGAGTGGGAGCGGGCTCGCCTCGGTCGTGTCTTCGAGGTTCACCGTGACCGTTCCGCTCCCGGGCGAGAGTCCCTTCAAGCGTCCGCCCGGCAACGCCACGCAGACGTTCCTCGTCCAGATCGGCGGCCTGCTCACTCTTGGCCTGCTCGTCCTGCCCGAGATCGTGCTCGTGGCGCTCTCAGTCGGGACGGGGGAGACGGGGTACGGCTGGGCCGCGCTTCTCGTCGGCGTCGTCCTCGGGAGCGCCCTCTTCGTCCTAGGAATAGCCCTCGGGGGAATGTGGCTGGACCGTCGCGGGCCGGAGGTCTATGCCTCCCTCGTTCGCTCCGGATGA
- a CDS encoding DUF3039 domain-containing protein: MSTADPFDPYANDPREPSAAGSTATIEREEVREELEPGDRERFSHYVRKEKIMESALTGEPVIALCGKVWTPGRDPKKFPICPTCKEIYEGLRPGNDGNNGNNGDDA; this comes from the coding sequence ATGAGCACAGCTGACCCCTTCGACCCGTATGCGAATGATCCGCGGGAACCCTCGGCTGCCGGTTCAACGGCGACCATCGAGCGCGAGGAGGTCCGCGAGGAACTCGAGCCTGGCGATCGCGAGCGGTTCTCGCACTATGTCCGCAAAGAGAAGATCATGGAGTCCGCCCTCACCGGAGAACCCGTGATCGCCCTGTGCGGCAAGGTGTGGACTCCAGGTCGGGACCCGAAGAAGTTCCCGATCTGCCCCACGTGCAAAGAGATCTACGAGGGTCTCCGCCCCGGCAACGACGGGAATAACGGCAACAACGGCGACGACGCGTAA
- a CDS encoding MFS transporter yields MSRAYRGLVIGLLAIVTCSAFEAMAVTTAMPVVAANLGGQRSYGLAFSLYLTASLAATAAAGSWSDRAGPRPSLLTGLFLMCGGLLLCGGAWDFTVFTMGRMVSGAGAGFMIVPVYVIIGQALPSVLQPVVFGWFSAAWVVPSLVGPYVSGLLAEHVSWRWAFFGVVPIVVVAVLLMWPRVKSLGAPEEKSMVAGEGRRRALLGAGLAAGVAVAQWAAQSSADPEIRTAVTPVVLALLGAAGLAAVVLTVPRLLPAGSFRVARGLPAVVVVRGLLTLAFFGAEAFVPLMLVDRYGLEPSIAGLALTGGALGWTVGSFAQTKGWLPRPAFLVVGPAVVAASMGAVALVVLAQAPPLLLASAWAVAGMGMGLATSTTSVLVLELSDAAERGRNSASLQLADMLGGVIGTAGAGTLYSLMLTPDMVPGPGAFALLVGALAVSAFLSGAAGSRTSPPLPAVREADRA; encoded by the coding sequence ATGTCCCGGGCCTACCGCGGCCTCGTCATAGGGCTCCTGGCCATTGTCACGTGCAGCGCTTTCGAGGCGATGGCGGTCACCACGGCGATGCCCGTGGTCGCCGCGAACCTCGGAGGGCAGCGCTCGTATGGCCTAGCCTTCTCGCTCTATCTCACCGCGTCCTTGGCCGCTACGGCGGCGGCTGGCTCTTGGAGCGATCGGGCGGGCCCACGCCCGTCCCTGCTCACGGGTCTCTTCCTTATGTGCGGGGGGCTCCTCCTGTGCGGCGGAGCCTGGGACTTCACGGTGTTCACGATGGGCCGCATGGTGTCCGGGGCAGGCGCCGGATTCATGATCGTGCCCGTGTACGTGATCATCGGCCAAGCACTGCCGTCGGTGCTCCAACCCGTTGTGTTCGGCTGGTTCAGCGCGGCGTGGGTCGTTCCCTCGCTCGTCGGCCCGTACGTCTCGGGACTTCTCGCAGAGCATGTGAGCTGGCGCTGGGCCTTCTTCGGCGTTGTTCCCATCGTCGTCGTGGCGGTGCTGCTCATGTGGCCTCGGGTCAAGTCTCTGGGCGCGCCCGAGGAGAAGTCGATGGTGGCAGGCGAGGGCCGTCGTCGTGCCCTTCTCGGTGCTGGGCTCGCCGCTGGCGTCGCGGTAGCTCAGTGGGCGGCGCAGTCATCTGCCGATCCGGAGATCAGGACTGCCGTCACGCCCGTGGTCCTCGCGCTCTTGGGAGCCGCCGGGCTGGCTGCCGTTGTGCTGACCGTTCCCCGGCTTCTGCCAGCCGGATCCTTCCGCGTCGCGCGCGGGCTGCCCGCCGTCGTCGTCGTTCGCGGGCTCTTGACGCTCGCCTTCTTCGGGGCTGAGGCGTTCGTGCCCCTCATGCTCGTGGACCGCTACGGGCTCGAGCCGTCGATCGCGGGACTCGCGCTCACCGGCGGGGCGCTCGGCTGGACCGTCGGCTCCTTCGCGCAGACCAAAGGCTGGCTTCCACGGCCGGCGTTTCTCGTGGTTGGCCCTGCGGTGGTGGCCGCCTCGATGGGTGCCGTCGCTCTCGTGGTCCTTGCACAGGCTCCCCCGCTCCTGCTCGCGTCGGCGTGGGCAGTCGCGGGCATGGGGATGGGCCTGGCGACGTCGACGACGTCGGTGCTCGTGCTCGAGTTGAGCGACGCGGCCGAGCGCGGCAGGAATTCGGCCTCACTTCAGTTGGCCGATATGCTCGGTGGAGTGATTGGAACCGCCGGAGCAGGAACGCTGTACTCCCTGATGCTGACCCCGGACATGGTCCCCGGGCCTGGTGCCTTCGCCCTCTTGGTCGGTGCCCTCGCCGTCTCCGCGTTCCTGAGCGGGGCTGCGGGGTCGAGGACCAGCCCGCCGTTGCCCGCTGTCCGTGAGGCGGATCGGGCGTGA
- a CDS encoding DEAD/DEAH box helicase: MTDTLFGGPESSRALSPAYPERAAWGTAPKLRAWQQEALDKYLERAPKDYLAVATPGAGKTTFALRVASTLIDRGLVNRITIVAPTDHLKRQWADAAARVGIAIDPNFKNSDGRHGRDFIGVAVTYAQVASKPLLHRAKTEAARTLVILDEIHHGGESLSWGDGLREAFDPAVRRLALTGTPFRSDTSPIPFVDYVEDADGIRRSKADYTYGYGQALRDHVVRPVIFMAYSGQMRWRTSAGEEMAASLGEAAVTKDVTAQAWRTALNPQGEWIPAVLAAADRRLTEVRRTVPDAGGLVIATDHEDARAYAGQLKKITGESPAIILSDDAKASSRIEEFSADESRWMVAVRMVSEGVDVPRLAVGVYATSTSTPLFFAQAVGRFVRARRRGETASVFLPSVPQLMALANSMEAERDHALDRPSSDEDGIMDLEESLLDEANREEKASDTLAKGKYEALESQAAFDRVLFDGGEFGTGGEIGSDEELDFLGIPGLLDADQVAMLLRQRQHEQVSRRKSKPASSSPAGVPDHRLLMDLRHELAKNVSAWSARTGTPHGVVHTKLREVCGGPAVAQASEDQLRARLKKLQEWFIGRA, translated from the coding sequence GTGACGGATACGCTCTTCGGCGGACCGGAGTCTTCGCGAGCGCTCTCCCCGGCCTACCCTGAGCGGGCAGCTTGGGGCACCGCGCCCAAGCTGCGCGCCTGGCAGCAGGAAGCGCTCGACAAGTACCTCGAGCGAGCGCCGAAGGACTACCTTGCGGTGGCAACCCCCGGTGCCGGCAAGACGACCTTCGCGCTCCGCGTCGCGTCCACCCTGATCGACCGGGGGCTCGTCAACCGAATCACGATTGTGGCCCCGACCGACCACCTCAAGCGCCAGTGGGCCGATGCGGCTGCGCGTGTTGGGATCGCGATCGACCCGAACTTCAAGAACTCGGACGGCCGACACGGGCGTGACTTCATCGGCGTCGCCGTCACCTACGCCCAGGTGGCGAGCAAGCCGCTCCTCCATCGGGCCAAGACCGAGGCTGCTCGGACCCTGGTCATCCTCGATGAGATCCACCACGGCGGCGAGTCGCTCTCGTGGGGCGACGGTCTGCGCGAGGCGTTCGATCCCGCCGTGCGGCGGCTCGCCCTCACCGGTACGCCCTTTCGCTCCGACACGTCGCCCATCCCGTTCGTGGACTACGTCGAGGACGCAGACGGGATCCGCCGTTCGAAGGCCGACTACACGTACGGCTACGGCCAGGCGCTCCGTGATCATGTGGTGCGGCCAGTCATCTTCATGGCGTATTCCGGGCAGATGAGGTGGCGCACGAGCGCAGGCGAGGAGATGGCCGCGTCGCTGGGTGAAGCCGCCGTGACCAAGGACGTCACCGCGCAGGCGTGGCGGACAGCCCTCAATCCGCAGGGAGAGTGGATCCCCGCGGTCCTCGCCGCGGCGGATCGACGGCTCACCGAGGTCAGGCGCACTGTGCCTGACGCCGGGGGTCTCGTCATCGCGACCGACCACGAGGATGCGCGCGCGTACGCGGGTCAGCTGAAGAAGATCACGGGCGAATCGCCAGCCATCATCCTTTCCGACGACGCGAAGGCCTCGAGCCGGATCGAGGAGTTCTCCGCCGACGAATCGCGATGGATGGTTGCGGTTCGCATGGTGTCCGAAGGGGTCGACGTGCCGCGCCTCGCCGTGGGCGTCTACGCGACGTCGACGTCGACGCCGCTGTTCTTCGCCCAGGCTGTGGGGCGGTTCGTGCGCGCACGACGGCGGGGGGAGACGGCGTCGGTATTCCTCCCTTCGGTGCCCCAGCTCATGGCGCTCGCGAATTCGATGGAGGCAGAGCGGGACCACGCGCTGGACCGACCCTCGTCCGACGAAGACGGGATCATGGACCTCGAGGAGTCCCTCCTCGACGAGGCGAACCGCGAAGAGAAAGCCTCGGACACGCTTGCCAAAGGCAAATATGAGGCGCTCGAGTCTCAGGCGGCGTTCGACAGGGTGCTGTTCGACGGCGGTGAGTTCGGTACGGGCGGTGAGATCGGTTCTGACGAGGAACTCGACTTTCTCGGCATCCCCGGTCTGCTCGACGCCGACCAGGTTGCGATGCTGCTCCGCCAGCGCCAGCACGAGCAGGTGTCCCGGCGCAAGTCCAAGCCCGCGTCGTCGTCCCCGGCCGGAGTTCCGGACCACCGTCTCCTCATGGACCTGCGCCACGAACTCGCCAAGAATGTCTCCGCGTGGAGCGCCCGTACCGGAACCCCCCACGGCGTCGTCCACACGAAACTGAGGGAAGTGTGCGGTGGTCCCGCCGTCGCTCAGGCGAGTGAAGATCAGCTGCGCGCGCGACTCAAGAAGCTGCAGGAGTGGTTCATCGGGCGCGCCTAG
- a CDS encoding DUF559 domain-containing protein, whose protein sequence is MTKRAPIPDHLSQRPFTQPEAVAAAVSRGRLRASDLRKLSRLIYVPAGVEPGLADRLRAHLGVTPAAWGSHQTAAGIHGLAVPPWLTDHELIHLSKPHGLPRVRRRGVVGHEVRFRPSELCFVDGLRVTTPARTWLDLAMQLPHEHLVALGDQLLRRPRPQFEGRAEPFATSASLGELLSAHPNMKGVVRCRMALEDMRVGSDSAPETLLRLAILHAGLPEPELQIELRPGDPFSPSGDMGYREFRIVIQYEGAHHDDEAQRLADARRDRAFRRAGWLVIHVRLEDLREDFGGVIRRIKRGIRQRAA, encoded by the coding sequence ATGACGAAGCGCGCGCCCATCCCCGATCATCTTTCTCAACGACCATTCACCCAACCGGAGGCCGTTGCCGCCGCGGTGAGCCGTGGGCGGCTCAGGGCCTCCGACCTGAGGAAGCTGAGTCGGTTGATCTATGTGCCAGCAGGAGTCGAACCCGGCCTGGCCGACCGTCTACGTGCCCATCTTGGAGTGACTCCGGCCGCTTGGGGTTCGCACCAGACGGCGGCGGGCATCCATGGTCTTGCGGTGCCGCCATGGCTCACCGACCATGAACTCATTCACCTCAGCAAGCCTCACGGTCTGCCGCGCGTGCGCCGACGAGGGGTTGTCGGTCACGAAGTTCGCTTTCGTCCCTCCGAGCTCTGCTTTGTCGATGGATTGCGGGTTACCACGCCTGCTCGGACGTGGCTGGATCTTGCCATGCAGCTTCCTCACGAACACCTAGTGGCTTTGGGGGATCAACTCCTGCGCCGTCCGCGTCCACAATTTGAAGGGCGAGCCGAACCATTTGCCACGAGCGCTTCTCTCGGTGAATTGCTTTCCGCTCATCCGAACATGAAAGGGGTCGTCCGCTGCCGGATGGCTCTAGAGGACATGCGGGTCGGCTCGGATTCGGCTCCGGAGACCCTATTGCGGCTTGCCATTCTTCATGCCGGATTACCCGAGCCCGAGCTGCAGATAGAACTACGGCCTGGTGATCCCTTTTCGCCTTCTGGGGACATGGGGTACCGAGAGTTCAGGATCGTCATCCAGTATGAAGGCGCACACCACGACGATGAGGCGCAGCGTCTGGCAGACGCGCGTCGTGACCGGGCGTTTCGTCGGGCTGGGTGGCTGGTGATTCACGTGAGGCTGGAAGATCTCCGCGAAGATTTCGGGGGAGTAATCCGTCGCATCAAGCGCGGGATTCGGCAGCGCGCAGCCTAG
- a CDS encoding isochorismatase family protein, whose translation MKRALIIIDVQNDFCEGGSLAVDGGAAVAARLTDYVARHGNEYGAIVTTQDWHIQPGAHFSETPDYVDSWPPHCVAGTQGSSFHPSLDVSSVDAMFRKGQYAAAYSGFEGHLAQAGDAQGSSDDSPALDEWLAKREVTDVDVAGIATDYCVRATALDAVRAGYRTRVLSGLCAGIASDLSPTFRELEEAGITLA comes from the coding sequence ATGAAGCGAGCGCTCATCATCATCGACGTGCAGAACGACTTCTGTGAGGGCGGGTCCCTGGCGGTCGACGGCGGGGCGGCAGTCGCGGCGCGGCTCACCGACTACGTCGCACGGCACGGGAATGAGTACGGGGCGATCGTGACGACGCAGGACTGGCACATCCAACCCGGTGCGCATTTCTCCGAAACACCCGACTACGTGGACTCGTGGCCGCCACACTGCGTCGCCGGCACCCAGGGCTCTTCGTTCCACCCAAGCCTCGACGTGTCCAGTGTCGATGCCATGTTCCGCAAGGGCCAGTACGCCGCGGCCTATTCGGGGTTCGAGGGACACCTCGCCCAGGCCGGCGACGCCCAAGGTTCCTCTGACGACTCTCCGGCCCTCGACGAGTGGCTCGCCAAGCGCGAGGTGACCGACGTCGATGTCGCCGGCATCGCAACCGACTACTGCGTGCGGGCAACCGCCCTCGACGCCGTCCGAGCGGGGTACCGTACGAGAGTGCTCTCAGGCCTCTGCGCCGGGATTGCCTCTGATCTCTCCCCCACGTTCCGCGAACTGGAGGAGGCGGGGATCACCCTCGCCTAA
- a CDS encoding nicotinate phosphoribosyltransferase, producing MLQASLHSGAAHRSAVFEVFARRLPDGRRYGVVAGTGRLLEGISGFRFSETELGFLERARVVNRETLDYLADFRFSGDVWGYAEGEAYFPNSPILIVESTFAEACILETYLLSVLNHDSAIASAASRMTIAANGRPCIEMGSRRTHEEAAVAAARAAVVAGFASTSNLEAGLRYGIRTVGTAAHSFTLLHDTERAAFEAQIASMGADTTLLVDTYDVESAVRAAVEIAGERLGAVRLDSGDLIGQAHSVRRLLDELGNVNTRIVVTSDLDEYAIAALAAAPVDSYGVGTALVTGSGAPTASMVYKLVSRTDDDGEFVSVAKAAKNKQSVGGRKYALRRLDERGTATTEVIGVGRPPMGDSNDRLLLEHFIVKGELQPGWTGPEGVERARARHEASIAELPASARRMHRGEAVIPTVYLEDRE from the coding sequence ATGCTCCAGGCTTCCCTGCACTCGGGCGCCGCGCATCGCAGCGCCGTGTTCGAGGTCTTTGCGCGGCGGCTTCCCGACGGGCGGCGGTACGGCGTCGTGGCGGGGACCGGCCGGCTGCTCGAGGGGATCTCAGGCTTCCGCTTCTCCGAGACGGAACTCGGGTTCCTCGAGCGCGCACGCGTCGTGAACCGCGAGACGCTCGACTACTTGGCCGATTTCCGGTTCTCCGGGGATGTCTGGGGCTACGCCGAGGGCGAGGCCTATTTTCCCAACTCCCCGATCCTCATCGTCGAATCGACGTTCGCCGAGGCCTGCATCCTCGAGACGTACCTCCTCTCCGTGCTCAACCACGATTCCGCCATCGCGTCGGCAGCGTCACGCATGACGATCGCCGCAAACGGGCGCCCGTGCATTGAGATGGGGTCTCGCCGGACCCACGAGGAGGCTGCCGTCGCCGCGGCCCGCGCCGCCGTCGTCGCCGGTTTCGCGAGCACCTCGAATCTCGAAGCCGGGCTCCGGTACGGGATCCGCACCGTGGGCACGGCCGCGCACTCGTTCACGCTGCTCCACGACACCGAGCGCGCGGCGTTCGAGGCGCAGATCGCCTCGATGGGGGCGGACACCACGCTGCTCGTCGACACGTACGACGTCGAGTCCGCCGTCCGTGCCGCGGTCGAGATCGCCGGTGAGCGGCTGGGCGCCGTCCGCCTCGACTCGGGGGATCTCATCGGTCAGGCGCATTCGGTCCGACGGCTCCTCGACGAGCTCGGGAACGTCAACACGAGGATTGTCGTGACCTCGGATCTCGACGAATACGCCATCGCGGCCCTCGCCGCGGCGCCCGTCGACTCGTACGGCGTGGGAACTGCGCTCGTCACCGGCTCGGGCGCCCCGACAGCCTCAATGGTCTACAAGCTTGTGAGCCGGACGGACGACGACGGGGAGTTCGTCTCCGTCGCCAAGGCCGCCAAGAACAAGCAATCGGTCGGCGGACGCAAGTACGCCCTGCGCCGCCTCGACGAACGGGGCACGGCAACCACCGAGGTCATCGGCGTCGGCCGCCCTCCCATGGGCGACAGCAACGACCGTCTCCTTCTCGAGCACTTCATCGTCAAGGGCGAGCTGCAACCGGGCTGGACTGGGCCCGAAGGGGTCGAGCGGGCGCGGGCGCGGCATGAGGCCTCGATCGCTGAACTCCCCGCCTCGGCGCGGCGCATGCACCGCGGCGAGGCTGTGATTCCGACCGTCTACCTCGAAGATCGGGAGTGA
- the clpS gene encoding ATP-dependent Clp protease adapter ClpS, whose product MSLSVATEPSPGLREETTAGTDTAHIVPWNLVVWNDPVNLMSYVSYVFQTYFGYTEAKAEALMMQVHTEGRSIVSHGSKETVERQAVAMHNYGLWATVERAGEDG is encoded by the coding sequence ATGAGCCTGAGCGTCGCCACGGAACCAAGTCCTGGCCTCCGCGAAGAGACGACGGCGGGAACGGACACCGCGCACATCGTCCCGTGGAACCTCGTCGTCTGGAACGACCCCGTCAACCTCATGAGCTACGTGAGCTACGTGTTCCAGACCTACTTCGGCTATACCGAGGCGAAGGCGGAGGCACTCATGATGCAGGTTCACACCGAGGGACGCTCGATCGTCTCGCACGGTTCCAAGGAGACTGTCGAGCGGCAGGCCGTCGCAATGCACAACTACGGGCTCTGGGCCACGGTCGAGAGGGCCGGCGAAGATGGCTGA